From Nicotiana tabacum cultivar K326 chromosome 15, ASM71507v2, whole genome shotgun sequence, the proteins below share one genomic window:
- the LOC142169665 gene encoding uncharacterized protein LOC142169665: MYYRNHPNRGGLKEEFVESVKGFTAYAKILPEFRNEGMIRCPCAKCNCIKLLIPEDVKVHLYRKGFRENYYVWTVHGEDTHNLAYVDFQNLTGCGRSTFFENNYENSQIHEMLSNAFGIHPGVQSQQNVDESPNDEAKHFYELLEAASRPLYEGSTHSKLSITVRLLTIKSDWNISQAAMNAIIGLMGEEVTNVKAKKFPTKRMHYLPIIPRLKRLYASMSFAPHMRWHYENRRVPGILCHPSDGEAWKHFDRMYPDFANEPRNVRLGLCANGFTPFSISVAPYSCLPIFVTPYNLPPEMCMTSPYLFLTGIALGPTNPKSLIEVYLQPLIDELKLLWHEGVETYDISTKQIFKLRATLMWTINDFLAYGMLSGWSTARKLACPCCMEDTKAFTLKHGGKNTWFDCHRRFLPMDHEFRRNTSAFMKNQTDYDEPPATLPGEEICERVKNFPKVTESPFLKLLGYGIVHNWTKQGIFWELPY, encoded by the exons ATGTACTATAGAAATCATCCTAATCGTGGGGGACTGAAGGAAGAATTTGTAGAAAGTGTTAAAGGATTTACTGCTTATGCAAAAATACTTCCTGAATTCCGTAATGAAGGAATGATTAGGTGTCCTTGTGCTAAGTGCAACTGTATAAAGTTATTAATACCAGAGGATGTTAAAGTTCATCTTTATAGAAAGGGGTTTAGAGAAAACTATTATGTGTGGACGGTTCATGGAGAGGACACCCATAATTTAGCTTATGTTGACTTTCAGAATCTTACTGGTTGTGGGCGTAGTACATTCTTTGAGAATAATTATGAAAATTCTCAAATACATGAAATGTTGTCGAATGCTTTTGGGATACACCCAGGAGTTCAATCTCAACAAAATGTTGATGAGTCTCCCAATGATGAGGCAAAGCACTTTTATGAATTATTAGAGGCGGCTAGTCGTCCACTCTATGAAGGCTCAACACACTCGAAGTTGTCTATTACAGTTAGATTACTAACTATCAAATcggattggaatatttctcaagcggcCATGAATGCTATAATTGGGCTTATGGGTGAA GAAGTCACAAATGTCAAAGCAAAGAAATTTCCAACTAAGAGGATGCATTACTTACCtattatacctaggttaaagaggttgtaTGCATCAATGAGTttcgctcctcatatgagatggcactacGAAAATAGAAGGGTACCTGGTATtttgtgtcatccttcagatggagaagcgtGGAAGCATTTTGATAGGATGTATCCTGATTTCGCTAATGAACCAAGAAATGTCAGGTTGGGTTTGTGTGCAAATGGATTCACTCCTTTTTCTATCTCTGTTGCACCATATTCGTGTTTGCCTATTTTTGTTACACCGTATAATCTTCCGCCAGAGATGTGTATGACAAGTCCATATTTATTCCTAACTGGCATAGCTCTGGGTCCAACTAATCCAAAAAGTTTGATTGAAGTGTATTTGCagcctttgattgatgagctaaagtTATTGTGGCATGAAGGTGTTGAAACATACGACATATCAACTAAACAAATTTTTAAATTGCGTGCTACTTTGATGTGGACTATTAATGACTTTCTTGCTTATGGAATGTTATCAGGATGGTCGACTGCCAGAAAGTTAGCTTGTCCTTGCTGTATGGAAGACACAAAAgcattcactttgaaacatggaggTAAGAACACTTGGTTTGACTGTCACCGTCGGTTTTTGCCAATGGATCATGAGTTCAGGAGAAATACTAGTGCATTTATGAAGAATCAAACAGATTATGATGAGCCACCAGCAACCTTGCCGGGGGAGGAAATTTGTGAGAGGGTTAAGAATTTTCCTAAGGTAACAGAGTCTCCATTTCTTAAACTACTTGGTTATGGTATTGTGCATAATTGGACTAAACAGggcatattttgggagttaccttattga
- the LOC107825268 gene encoding putative pentatricopeptide repeat-containing protein At5g13230, mitochondrial, translated as MLRYALGRRQTWTEFATSHFWVLFRHCHISSQALHLTKQQNTNLEIPSFDSSAYANVLQNCIMNRDFIAGKALHCDILKRGECLDLFGQNILLNLYGKSELLHDAVRLFDEMPMRNVVSFVTLLQCFLQAEQYIAAVELFVRLHREGHELNPFVFTTILKVFVSMDEAEMGSSIHACIYKLGHDSNPFVSTALIDSYSVLGLVDFARDVFDGIIDKDMVSWTGMITCYAENDKFDETLGCFSQMRMAGWIPNNYTFASVMKACLGLEAINVGKSFHGCVLKTRYEMDPSVGISLLDLYCKSGDLNDAARVFQEIPERDVVHWSFIIARYSQSDRCDEALEFFSQMRRALVAPNQFTFASVLHACASVEALNLGRQIHCYVTKSGLNSDVFVTNALMDVYAKCGKVENAVSMFLETENRNEVSWNTIIVGHVQCGDGEKALNLFTDMLEAQVRASSVTYSSLLRACATLAALEPGLQIHSLTIKTTYNQDLAVGNALMDMYAKCGSIKDARLAFETMNERDVVSWNAMVSAYSMHGLGNEALNIFERMRKTEVKPNQLTFLGVLSSCSNSGSLNQGYAYLFLMLDDYGIEPSVEHYTCMVSLLGRLGHLDKAVKLIEDIPFEPSVMVWRALLGACVLHNEVELGKTAAQQVLELEPQDEATYVLLSNMYATSKRWNNVAFVRRSMKKKRLKKEPGLSWVEHQGSVHYFSVGDASHPDIKLIHGMLELFNLKSKGGGYVPNCDVVLLDVDDDEKTRLLWLHSERLALAFALLRTLPGSPIRIIKNLRICLDCHAAIKFISTMVQREIVVRDINRFHHFQNGACSCGDYW; from the coding sequence ATGCTGAGATACGCACTGGGCAGAAGGCAGACATGGACCGAATTTGCAACATCCCACTTCTGGGTTCTGTTTCGGCACTGCCATATCTCATCCCAAGCCCTCCATTTGACCAAACAACAAAACACGAATTTGGAAATTCCATCATTCGATTCTTCTGCATACGCCAATGTGCTTCAGAATTGCATAATGAACAGGGATTTCATAGCCGGAAAGGCACTCCATTGCGACATTTTGAAGAGAGGTGAATGTTTAGACCTATTTGGGCAGAATATTTTGCTCAACTTGTATGGCAAGTCTGAGTTATTACATGATGCAGTTCGGCTGTTCGACGAAATGCCTATGAGAAACGTGGTTTCATTTGTTACTTTACTTCAGTGTTTTTTGCAGGCAGAGCAATACATTGCAGCTGTTGAATTGTTTGTTAGATTGCATAGAGAAGGTCATGAGCTGAACCCATTTGTATTCACAACAATCTTGAAAGTGTTTGTGAGTATGGATGAGGCAGAGATGGGTTCGAGCATTCATGCGTGTATTTATAAGCTTGGACATGACTCTAATCCTTTTGTCAGCACTGCCCTCATCGATTCTTACtctgttttgggacttgttgattTTGCAAGGGACGTTTTTGATGGCATTATTGATAAGGACATGGTTTCTTGGACAGGGATGATTACTTGCTATGCAGAAAATGATAAGTTTGATGAAACACTGGGATGCTTCTCTCAAATGAGGATGGCAGGTTGGATTCCAAACAACTATACATTCGCGAGTGTCATGAAGGCTTGCCTTGGTCTAGAGGCTATTAATGTGGGCAAGAGTTTTCATGGATGTGTATTGAAAACTAGGTATGAGATGGATCCTTCAGTTGGGATTTCGTTGCTTGACCTATACTGTAAATCTGGAGATCTGAATGATGCTGCACGTGTGTTTCAAGAGATTCCTGAACGTGATGTAGTTCATTGGAGTTTTATTATAGCGCGGTATTCACAAAGTGACCGCTGTGACGAGGCACTGGAATTTTTTTCCCAAATGAGGAGAGCATTAGTTGCTCCAAACCAGTTTACTTTTGCTAGTGTGCTGCATGCATGTGCATCAGTGGAGGCTTTAAACCTTGGTAGGCAAATCCATTGCTACGTGACAAAGTCTGGTCTTAATTCCGATGTGTTTGTTACAAATGCCCTCATGGATGTGTATGCTAAGTGCGGAAAGGTGGAAAATGCAGTAAGCATGTTTTTGGAGACCGAAAACAGAAATGAGGTATCATGGAACACTATTATTGTTGGCCATGTACAATGTGGAGATGGAGAGAAGGCGCTAAATCTATTCACGGATATGCTTGAAGCCCAAGTACGGGCTTCATCGGTGACATATTCTTCCCTGCTGCGTGCTTGTGCAACCCTAGCTGCATTGGAGCCAGGTCTTCAAATTCATTCTTTGACTATAAAAACCACTTACAATCAAGATCTTGCTGTTGGAAACGCTTTAATGGATATGTACGCAAAATGTGGGAGTATTAAAGATGCTCGTTTAGCATTTGAAACAATGAACGAGCGAGATGTTGTTTCATGGAATGCTATGGTTTCAGCATATTCCATGCATGGTCTTGGGAATGAGGCTCTCAATATCTTTGAGAGAATGCGCAAAACGGAAGTCAAGCCTAATCAATTAACAtttcttggtgttctttcatcTTGTAGCAATTCAGGATCTTTGAATCAAGGATATGCCTATCTCTTTTTAATGCTAGATGATTATGGTATTGAACCGTCCGTTGAGCATTACACATGCATGGTATCACTTTTGGGGCGCTTAGGTCACCTTGATAAGGCTGTTAAGTTGATTGAAGACATCCCATTTGAGCCAAGTGTCATGGTATGGCGTGCTTTGCTTGGGGCCTGTGTTCTTCATAATGAAGTTGAGCTTGGGAAAACAGCTGCTCAGCAAGTGCTTGAATTGGAACCACAAGATGAAGCAACttatgtgttgttatcaaatatGTATGCCACTTCGAAAAGGTGGAATAATGTAGCTTTTGTTCGGAGAAGCATGAAGAAGAAACGACTAAAGAAGGAACCAGGACTTAGTTGGGTTGAACACCAGGGCAGTGTTCATTATTTCTCTGTTGGTGATGCTTCACATCCTGATATCAAACTTATACATGGAATGTTGGAATTGTTTAACTTGAAAAGTAAGGGGGGAGGTTATGTTCCTAATTGTGATGTTGTTCTACTTGATGTAGACGATGATGAAAAGACACGCCTCCTGTGGTTACATAGTGAGAGATTAGCTTTAGCCTTTGCTTTACTTAGAACGCTGCCTGGAAGCCCAATCCGGATTATAAAAAATCTACGAATATGTTTGGACTGTCATGCAGCAATCAAGTTTATATCAACAATGGTGCAGCGAGAAATTGTTGTAAGAGATATAAATAGGTTTCACCACTTCCAAAATGGAGCTTGTTCATGTGGTGATTACTGGTGA